In the genome of Rissa tridactyla isolate bRisTri1 chromosome Z, bRisTri1.patW.cur.20221130, whole genome shotgun sequence, the window ttttttctgctataataaaaaatacttgaaCTTGGCATTGAAAGAGCCAAGAGACATTCCTTGATGCGGCCTCCACCTGTGTGGCTTGGGCTTTCTTTAAGTAGGCTTTCATACACTCCCTCTACCCACAGAGGCACCAGGAATGATACAGTAACCAGCAAGGCCTTGTAAGAATATACTTTCATGTTATGTTTTAGAAAATTGAAAACCTCTTCAGCACTTTATAACATGAACCTTATTTCAGGTACCAGGTTGAAGGTGCAAAGGAAAAGCTCTCTGTCCTCCTCCCCATCCATAGACACTGAAAGACCTGTCTAAAATTTTTGTTACAATGGCAAAAGAAACGAGCCCATTTGACTCCTCTGCAGCAGAGGGAGAGGGCTGTGATGTACAGCTTTTATGGATGGCATGGCAGAACTGCCAGGCTGACACAACAAggcagttttggggagaaaatagaGGTGTGTTTTTCAATGAAGTGTTCTCCTAAATTGTGGTGAACTTGTGTCCTCTCACAGCCCATGATGGACCGGAGGAAAGCTGCTGAGCTTCCAAAGCTTCAAGTGGGTTTCATCGACTTTGTGTGCACGTTTGTCTATAAGGTAAGCAGAGTGCACCCTTGCGCATCCCATCCTTCTCAACAGGGGTTCAAATCCCAGGGAAGTGAGTCCCAGTGCAGTAATGCCAGTCATGGGGAGAGGGACAGGTAGAGGTGACAACAGCTGCCCCTCTCTGGGGCATTGCAGCATAGTCCTTCTTTGTGCTGTTAATGCTTTCCCTGCATGCACCAGCCTGGGAGGTGAAGTGTCAGGGTCCATGTGGGGGCTGTGATGAACAAACACTGCCTCTGCACTGTGTTGTGCTGACGGGTGTGTTTTGGTTAGGAATTTTCCCGTTTCCACGAGGAAATTCAGCCTATGCTTGATGGCCTGCTGAACAACAGAAACGAGTGGAAGACCCGTGCTGATGAGTACGATGCAAAAATGAAAGctctggaggaggaaaagaaaaaagaggaagagaagatggCTGCAATGAAAGGTCAGAAACAATATTTAGCTTTTCATTCCTAGCCCCAAGACATACTTATCCGATACTCTCCCAGGTCTGCACCAGGCTTTGCTGACATGACAGAGAGTCAGATGCCCAGAATAAGTTCCCTCAGTCTTGCTCCACTGGCAAGGTTGAAGACACCTTGACTTCACAACCTGACACAGTGACAGGCTGTCGAAAAAGGCCACCTGCTCAAATGCCCAGGAGCTAATGCTTGAGAAACTAGTGAGACTACATTCAGCACGAGCGCCCGTGCAGCTGGGGACAGTCCTTTGCAGTATAGGTCTGTCCCTGCAAAAGGGCAGGGAGACATCCCTTTGTACACAGGGGCTGTGGCCCATGCGCTGTCCCACAGGCCACAAAGCAGAAGGAGTTAAGAAAAGCTAACACACTCCTAGTGAGAACACTTGTGGAATTACATTTAATCCCATTTCTATCCCAGAGTAGGTACTACCTGGAAGCAAGCAGCAGTAGTAGCACCTATTAGCAATTTATTTTGCTCAAATCCATTTTTGTTCCTCTGTGGGCTCTGCCTTGGTAGCACTGAAATCCCATCAGCTGCACTGGGCATTGGGTGAGGACTTGTTTCATAGCCTGAGGATTTGTTTGACTCTCAGAAGGCTCTCCTGGCCTCTCCCGGCCTCTCCCAAGTGCCTGAGCAAACATCCATCAGAACTTGGTGCCTCCACTCCACAGAGGCTGCACCTGAAGTATCCTTTTGTTCCAAACTGGACGCAAATACCAACAGCCCATGGGGTGGATGTTCCTCAACTCTAAAACTCTAAAACACCCTCTCCAAGCAACCTCACATGTACAATAACTTTGCACAGCAGACAGCTCTAGATATGGGTACTATGACCTATTGATAACTGGGTAACTTAAAAGTGCTAAAAAACTCTTGTAATGACCGAGAAGGACATTTATGACtctaattctgtgtttctttttatatggCAGATGGAATAACCTGTAACGGAGGAACAGCTCCAGCTTCCAAAACCTGTAGCATACTTTAGACCTATTATCAATGCAATATATGCCACCCAAAATGGGAATgcccatgctttttaaaaaaaaaaagtaatatcatGGCATACAAATACATTCCTAATTGGACTGTTCTGCTAATTAGGCTTATGATCAACCAGGGAAGGGCTAGATCTCGTTTGCCTTAATTGCATCTCTTCCTGATGGTGAGGAGCCAGTTCTGTCCTGTCTCTTGTTCCATTTAATGCACCTGACATCAGATGGCATATGGCAAGTCAGAACAATATTTGCCCCAATAAATCAGGTTGCATGACTATGGAAGAGCATTTCTGCTGCACTGAAACACTTCTGACTCCAAAGCTGATGGGGTCAATTGAATTCATACCCTGCTCCATACGACCCCACATGATTGACAACGTATGCAATCATAGCCCGCAGagtagaaaactgaaaaagagccAAATTTGTCATATCTAAGCCTGTATCTGTTaggatatcagaaagaaatcTGTGGGTAGGGATAAAGCATGAAAACTGACCATAGTAAACCTTTGAACTGCTCAAAAAAGTTATGATTCCATGTAAATCCAAGAAACGTTCACGGAGATAACAGTTCTGCGCTCGCTTCGAGAATTTGAATAGGTTGCTGCTCTAAAGCATGGAGCCATTTGTGCAACACCCAGTAGCTGGCATCTGCATGAGCAGGATCCACGCTGTGCGCTAACCAAGGCTTCGCTCTGTAACATGCCATTGCAAGAAGACAGCGTTACCATTACCCATTACCATTCCAGTTACAGTTATCCAAGCAACCTGAATCATGGCATCTCCtaaatttgttctgttttgcctcGTAATGCCAATGTTATTTTAGGCAGTCCTCTTCTGGTCAGTACCAaccctcctccctttcctcctcctcttctgagaTGTCTGGTTTTTAGATTTCCCTCCAGACTTCCAAAGACTGATGACTTGTActcttttatttcagagaaaagttaGTTTTCAGGTTCATTTGTCCAACCATACTAGAACACTCAGTTGCATTCTTGTAGCAGTAGAACgatccttccctgctcctctctctctgtctctcttttttttttttaaagtgtttggaGATATGTTTTGCTggggattttcttcttcttctattACTTCTGCTACCTTCAGTGCTTTCAACCTTCAGTATCTTGTTTTGCATTACAAAAATACTGCAagtaaaaggaaaactagagCTACGGTTGTACCTGGTGATCATTTATCTGTGTCTCAATATAGTAAGCAGGATGTAATCCTCTATCACTATGGGGCAATTCTGTGAGTGGCAAACTGTCTTTCAGGAAAATACGGAAACCTGTCCACTTGCATGAAAGCTAAATATGCCACTAGTAATGACTTCGTGCTGTATGTCTCAGTATCATTAAGAACCATGTAGGAGGCTTTCATCATACAGCATATAAAGTCAAACAAGTCATTTTTTTTCGGTAGGAAAAATGCCACAAGACTATCATATTGCAGTGTGGTGAGCCGTGGGCTTTTAAACATCACCACAAGCTGCTGCACACTTAAATGTTGAGAAAAGTTCCTTGTGTCCTCACACGTTTTCTGGGAAATAAAGCCAGGAGGCTAATCTTCCTGCCTTCTGTGCCCAACGTGAGGTGCTTGGAGCACCACAAGATGCTCCAGCAGAGCTCCTCACATCAGGATCGCAGGATGCCTGCCCAGCAGTGCTGGTgggacctggggctgcgggcggctGTGCCCCATCTGCCCACACGCACCTGGGAGCGCAGCTTGCCCTGCACAGCATCGGGGTGGGCAGGCGGCCGTGTATTTCCGAGGGGGACCATGCATGCGTGTGGTGGGGTGTTTGGACACAGAGGGTGGGGTGCCAGTGAAGGAGGCTGTTTCTCGAGGATGGCCCCTTTCCATGGGAGCAGGAGGGTCTCTGAGGCTTCCTTCTGCAACGGTGGTGCTGGGACAGCCCAGGAGCCCCACCGGAGCGGGGACCTTGCGTGTGTGTGGTGCAGGACACTGTGCCCTGCCAGTGGGGACAGGGCAAGTCTCCCCCTTGTCTCCACCACCATCTCCTGCATCCCTCTCCTGCTGGTCCCCTGACTGCTTGCAGCACCTCGGGCGCCCCAGGCAGTGCACACAGCTCTGCCACCCATACCCGTTATCTTAGAGCATTTCTGCAGGTCATCTGTCACGtgtcccagctgctctgcagctgacTGCCTCTCATGTCGCTGTGGGAAGCCACTTGCAGCAATCAGAGGGcagcaagagaaacagcaagcCAAGacccttaattttccttttattttgcccTTGCACTATATCTGTTTCTGGTAGGATACAGTCTGTCGGTAAAACTTTTTCCCTGCAGCTTAATCTCAGGGGGTGCAGAGTCCTTGCCCGCTTGCCTGCCCGGTGAAAGCACTGGCAAGACAACATACAGCTGCAGTCTGAGATTATCCAACCGTAAAGTGCAGGGTAAGTCTTGACATTCATCCATGGTACCCTGGGACAGGGTACCCAGCCCCTCGTTTCCCAGGCTGGCCCATCCAGGGAAAGCATTAATGACGCAATGCAGTGGCCCAGAGAGGAGCAGCTGGTGGGAGAAAACCCTTCCCTCCCCATACCCGAGGACATGCTGTGATGAGATGCTTCATCTGCTGCTCCCAGTCTTTTCATCTGGCACACACAGCGTGTCCAGCCCTGAGGTCCGGGCAGCCTGCCCTTCGTTTTTGGCCCTTACTGTGGCTCTCACACCCACTGCCTAGCATCTGAGGGCAACACTGGCTTTCTCCTACTATGCAAACCAGgtgaggaaattaaattttttttcaaaatagtacAATCTAACCACATAGCCACTTTGCCTAAAGATTGGGACCACTTTCCGGTCAACGATCCCTCCTAATGTTTCTACGTCTTGCTGCACCATCGCAAGCACACCACTTGCAATTTGCTTCCCACTGCAGGTATTAGACAGATGCGGGTGAAACCTGGCACAGTTCCTACCTGCAGTGGTGCCCCCCTAGCAGCTGGGCGCTGGCTGCCTGGACTTACTTGGGCATGAAGAAGGGAAGGGCTAATAAACAGGTTTTTCCAACATTTTCCCAGGACTGAGAGAAAAGTGATGTCGTTGCAACACAATTACAGTAGAGGTCTCCTGACCAATCTACTCCCTATTGAGTGCTGTAGCGTAATTTAGCTCTGCTTCTGGCATATTTGACTATACCCGTGGAAGTGTTTTCACATCCGGCCTGATGCAGCTCTCCCGTGGGAAACGAGAGGCAGCCTCTTTTGTAAGCACCTCACTGATGGAGGTAATGCGTACAGACCTCCATTCCTACTTTTGAAAGCGGAGGGGCAAGAGGTTGGGGAATTTAATATCCCTGTGAGACTGCCAGGGGAGGTTTGTCAGGAGCTTAGGGGTGGAGAGTAAATTTTCCCTCCATGCAGGAGAAGGAGCTTGCCTGACTGGGGAGCTGCCAAGCGATTTTTAATGCTGTGGCTTGGCCACCATCTGCTTTTGCAGATGGAAGGTGTAGGACAAGCTGACTCAAGACAGGACCTCTTTGTTCTGCTACTGAAAAAAGAGCATGTGGGTGCTGTTCAGCTGTTCCCTCTGCTGGTGGTGGGTCATGAGTGGAGATGCCTGACCTGGCACTGCCAGAGAGGTTAGAACACATACAAGGTCTcttctgctggcagagctgtgaAGATGGCAGTTCCtgcaaagagggagggaaaaactGGCAGAGAGAGTGGAGACCATGGTCCGATCTTCAACCACCTCTTGCAGACCTTGGAGAATTATCACTCTTTTCCCAGCTGGCCACAGTCCAACCCCAGCTAAGGCTGGGAAGTGCTACTCCCTTCCCAGGGAGTCAGGACAGGAACAACTCAACCTCCTCTCAGTTCTTCAAAGGAAGAGATGGTACTGAATACTGCAGGTGGAGTATGAACCCCAGATCCACTCTCCAGCCAGACGGGTTGCATGTCTTGGCACTCAGCAGGGCAGCTttgtccttccagcagctccTGATCCTGTGTAAGAAAACCTCCACACAACCCAGAGTACTGGATACATGTAAGATTTTACTGCTGTCTGGGCTGAATGTGGCTTGCATCATCTATCACAAATGCTTGCAAGagaaaagtcttttttccctGTACCTCTTCCTCTACTCCTTCCACAAAACCTTAAGGTTTAAGATATGGGTAAGATTAGGAAAAACATTCAGTAGAGAGAAACTCCCTctcaagcagcagcagagcactgagGAGTCAGACAAATCTAGTTCCAGCAGAAGAAAAGGTGGCTGCAGTGTTTTTGAGACTACGGAGGAAACATGGGGGATCTTTGCTCTCACACTCTGAAAGGCATTTTCTTATTGCTTCCTTCCTCATCTTTCCATTCTCAGTCAACTGGTCTCAGGTtgactttctgcttcagtttttaccactttccaagaaaaaaatgcctttcaatagaACTATCTGCCTTCTCTTTCAATTCAAATATGATTTTGTTATATTTAATTTCCTTATACTCCATAGGACTGCTTTGTTAGTTGAGAATGTGCGCTGGTAGTTAAGGATTTATTTATTCCAAATCATAATCTAGAAGAGACTGTATACTTAAGAGTAATTAGtttaataaaatgtttcctgaaagACTGCTAGCGCTTAGAAAGATTTAGGTCGGAAACCACTGTTCCAGCTGTCTTATCTGCAATGTCATAAAAAGGAAGCTAGCCACTGTCCAAATAAGAAACCAGACCCCCTGAAGCAGGTACGAGTATTATCTACAGTGAGCAAAACAAGAACACGAAACAAGTCGCTAAACATGATTTACAGGGATAGGCATTTTACCTTCTTCTGGGACATCTGAGGTCTGTACAGCTGAGGAGGTGCCTTAGCAGCTTACATGTGAAAAGCAACTTACTTTCACATTAAAGGCAATTAATTCTTTAAACGCCAGTCACCTGCATAGCCAGTCACTTATAAAAGAGACAGACAACATTTTGACCATAACTTGTTCTCAGTTTTGGGAAACAACATTTGACCATTTGTTAAATCtgaaaaaagtatgtatttagaAACATCTGACTAGTGAGTCAGCACTAACTCCTCAGATCTCAGCATGGGCTGATAAGTCACAATCGAATTGGACTGCACTGTCAAATATAAGAATCATGCAACAATCCACTGCGATAACAAAGCTGAAAAAAGATGACACCAACTCCCCAGTTGAGCCAGTTAATAAACAGATTCAGGCAACTAGTGCCATGCCGGCCTTCCCCACCTGCccatatatattaaattttatgtattttctgatCACAAACATTACCTATGAGTAGTAGGTGTAGTGTCTGGCTGGAAGAATACAAGAGTGTTTCAGCCGCAGCAATGGACAGCTTATGACAAATGCTTCCTGTCGCATTCTGCAAGTACTTCCGCTGCTGCTCTGTGCAATTCACTCAAAAAATACAACCTGAAATGTTCCAAGTACTTTATTGATAGAACAGCATGCAGAGTCCACCAACCACTGAACAGTTCACAGCCTAGCCATGTACTTCCATGTGTGAAATTAAGATCCAATCTTCTGTTCATTTCAATATGGACTCTTCACTTgctagaagggaagaaaaaacaaacatcgTTAGGACTACTCGTCACCCCCATGTAGTACTAAAATATGAAAGCTTTAGTGGGATCAAAGGTAGATTTAAGTATTCCATTTCTTTCAAGCCAGTTTTTATGATTCCCGCTTCTGCTTATTCAACAGAAGTATATTTCATTGCTTTGGGGTAAAGGCACTTTTTTCACTTACTCATTAGTAAATGACAGTTTTCTGAACTTACAACTCAAATAAGCCCAGAAAAAGCTATCACTACAGATAAGTCCAGCTAGCAATCTTTAAAGAACAATCTTTTACAACTGTGTTGCACTGAATGAAGTTTTAACAATTGCTTTTCTAATGGAAAACCGCACCAAAATCACCGTTGGGAAAGCAGACCGGTCATTTGTGAGCCACTTCTAAATAGATAGAATATTCTAAAGAAACAACCACAGAATTCTATCATTAAGTGGAGCTGCAACACTACCTCCAAAAATACAAAAAGTCTTAGCTAAACTAGAAAACATCTGACAGACTCATTTATTTAGTTCATTACTATGTATTTATGATGGTAGAACAGCTGTGAAAAATAGCTTTCTAGTGAGTGATACAATTCATCAATGTGCATATTTGATTTTATATACTTGTAGTTCATTTCATTTCACAAGGTTTTGTTCAACATTAGTCTTGTTTAGGACAACGCAAATGTCACTGTTTCCCAGGGAAATAGTTTCAAAGTGTGCAGCTACACCAAGAACAGCCTGAGTTAATattaaattttcttaaaaattcttCTTAAGTCCACTTAAAATAACCTAGGTGAATTCAGTCTAGACAGCACGCTCCTCTGTAAGGCAGACGGAAGAATCCTCTGTTATAAGAGCACAGGGCAGCCAAGAAATAACCCCATGGACAAGGTAAAGCATGCTGCAGCAGGAATACTATATGGTGGAAGCTAATGATAAAAAAGCAGTAATACTAATCCCAATTGATTACTTATGGCATGTTCTCTTCATCTGAGAGATACAACAAACAAAGCTGACCTCTCACACTATGCTAGTGATACCACTTAAAAGTCTGTGCTGCAGTTACAAGCAGTTGCCTGCAACTTCTGGTTTAGATCATCAGTCACATTTGTGAGATTTCTATATTGCATGCAAAAAAGGGATCATGGGTTTTCTGCATCCAGCTGAATAAGGGACATCTGAGTACAGTTAATATTCTGTTCCAGTTATTCATCGCAGAACAACCAGCAACTTTTAGCAGTTTGTTTTCTCAGTGGAAATCTGGATAGCCATTTAACAAGTCCTAATTGGTTGCTTACATTTTGAAGAGCTTGTCAAATAGCAGCAGTCCTTATCCTTCACAAAACCTTAACCACTGGGTCTGCAGTCCATTGGCTGTAAGCCCAAATTTCTCCTAAAAACACTGCAGTAAACTGGCATTCCACCTGCAAGCCAGTGTGTACACTTCAGCATGGGATGTGTATATTAAATTAAGGGACTACCTTCTGCAAGCTCTTTTGCAATCCGCTCAAGTTCTTCacgtttctttttctcttcagcctctattcttctctcttcttcagcaATAGGCTTTAGGTAGTCTGTCATTAACACATTCGCTTTAAGACATAATTTCTCGAACCTTGGCACAAAGCTCTGCACCTGTTAACTCACTTAGTAACGAAGAAAAAACAGTTTCGCCGGCGCAAAGGCACATTTCATACGAATCTGTGACTACAAACCAGTAAATGCCCGTCTCCGAAGGCCACCTCGGcgcgggcccggggcgggggaaATGGCGGCCGGGCTCGCGGCTGCGCGGCCCGCACCGGCCGCCTCAAGGTGCCCTTGCGGAGCCGCaccagggagggggagaggccgCCCGCGGCGCCGTACTCACCGTATCGCTTCTTGCCGTAGATCATCCCCACGAGCAGGGCCGAGTACCGGGTGAACTGCGGGAGGCAGAGACAAGGGCGCGTCCTTCACTCGCTCACACGCACAGCCAGGCCAGGCCCCGCCAGGCCCGGCCCGCcacctgcccgccccggcccgtcGAGGTCCccagccgcccccccgccccagagcGCAGCGCAACAGCCGCGGGGTGCCGTGACACCCGCCCACCGCCCTCACCTTGATGAGCGGCGAGACCTGCACCGGCGGGATCATCCTGGCGGCGGTGGCGCGGCGGCCGGAAGTGACGGACGCAGGGCGGTGGCGGGACGGGAGGAGCGGAGAGCTccgcccgccggggcgggggtggtGCTGCCCGAGGCACGGCCCCTGCCGGGGCGGCGTGGGCGGCCTGCGGAGTGTTTTGGCCGTGGCGCTACGGATTGCGGTGTCCGGTCACGCGTCGTATCACAGAACGGACCGTGGTAGCTCCCCCGCGACAGAAAATGGCAGAGCCGTCCCTCGTCTGCCGCGGGAAGGAGCGGGCTCGGCTTTTCCTCTTCGCCCGGGGCGTGCCCCGCAGCCTCGGGGAATGGCGTCGGGAGCCCTCCGCGGTGTCGCCCCCCGTGgcggaggaggaaggaggggcgggGAGAAGCACCGGCCCCTCACACGGCGGCGGGGACGGCGGATTCGCGCCCCGCGGGGGCGCTGCCGGCGCCGGTGGCGGAGGCGGTGCGCGGACAGCGTTCGCCGTGTCCGGGCCTGAGGGCGGAGGGCGCCTTAGCAGAGGCGGCGAAGCACTCTTCTGGGTTTGGTTCTGGAGCCTGAACGAAAGCATGTCGTTATGTGCCGGGCAGTTAAGAAATCTGGATGATGTTTCACATTCTCTCATAAAACTGAGGAATGTGAATCTTTGCTGAGTGTTCATTAGTGCCGCCATTTTCGAACCCTTGCGTAATGTTAAACATACGCAGTGAAACAGTAAGGAGATGGTTATTAAACTCCCTGGCAGCTAATTGCCTGTGCTGTTTTCTGCTAATCGAGCTACAGGTAATTGAAATTCACTAAGAGAGGTCTGAAATGTTTCTCTTTAGGGAGCCTGTTGGAAGATTCTCAGATCCATTTGTAGTATCATGaagttt includes:
- the ATP5ME gene encoding ATP synthase subunit e, mitochondrial yields the protein MIPPVQVSPLIKFTRYSALLVGMIYGKKRYDYLKPIAEEERRIEAEEKKKREELERIAKELAEASEESILK